In the genome of Fusarium graminearum PH-1 chromosome 2, whole genome shotgun sequence, the window TTTGCACCCCGCATCCGGCGACGCTTGGATACGGATTCTTTAACGCGTCACGAGGTaggcaagaaaaaaaaaataaagaCATATCGAACCCCGTTTTAGGGGTGTGTGGCTAgatcattcattcattggTAGCGGTTCGGCGAGTGAGGCGCGTTTCTTGACGACCAGATGTTCACaatgcttgatgttgaggttctCGTGATCCGATATTTAATTTGCAATTTATGTCTGTTGTCCATATCAATTGGTCTTTTATTCTTATTGTGTCTTGAAAGGATTGAAAAGGATGCATAAACACAGGATACAGTTAATTTAGTACTTACACCGTTTGAAACTGAATATACCCTAAAGTCAAGAATCTGCCAATACCACCAGCCCGTTCCTTCGATCAAGATACATATCAGACCACTATTGCTGTCTGTCATCTCTATCAGAACCTTGACAATGACGTGCCAGTCTATCATGATCATTTGCGTCTTAACCGTTAGCCGCTTGTTAACGGTTACTAAACGTCACGAACTTTTGTGCTCCATTGTGATacatcttgatcttgtcctgtctcCACACTTCCTTCGACCTCTTTCGGTACCGTATGCGACAATGAATGTGTTACCCACATCTTCTTTCGAGCTTCCATTTCGTTTTGGACTTGGCCCTTGAAGTTTCTATTTTTGCTCACCTGTCACTAAGCGTCACAGCAGTTACAGCTTGCGTACTCGCAAGGCCGCCATATCCGATCATGTTTCAAAAGAGGAAACTGAATGGTCCTCCCGTGTTTAGTATCACTCGTATCATGATTACGACAATGCTCGTAAAATAATACACACTTCCTAGGGTATGTATTAAGATAaatttaaaataaaatacaCACCGTTGTCATGATGCGTCTGCACCTGGATGAAAGACTCAAAGAGGCAACCAATCAGGCCAACCCTTCACTAGCCTAACCTGGGGACAAACTGGCAAGCTTCGGCACAGTCTACAGTACAGACTCTACGCTGTTTCCTCATTGAGAAAACCTGATTGCTCTGTTTTGCTCTGTTCTTGAAACATATTCCTCCTACAGATACGCTATGTATCGCTCAGGTACCTGCAGTACCTTGCTGGCATCTAACCGGTCAACTTTTAAGGTGCCACCAAGTGGAATGTTGGGGAAGAGTTTTCCGCGACGACGGCAGCTAGTGGTTGATCAAAGGGCCCCCAGAAACGCCTAGACATTCATATTCCTTGAGGGATCACAACTGCTAAGAAATCGACCCCACCATCAAGAGCACGCTGCCCTGTTTGTGGGTATCCGTCCCCTCATACCCGGCCGAAAATGCTGCTGGCTCTGTCTCTGGCTGGCTGTCTGCCTCCCCCGGAGATCCTCAGGTACCGCCTGCGTACTTGACCTTCAGCCTCCATCCTGTAGCCAGGCCACCTGGGAATGGACCCGTGTGGGTGCCTTTTCGTTTTAGGGTGCACTGTCCGGGGTCAGGGTTGCCCGTGCATAGtcacgatagcttcatgtCCCTTTCTTTGACGAGTTACAGTCCACTATAGAAATTAGAGCCCATATCTGGCGTCTTGCGGTGAGGAGAAATAACTAGCTTTGACGAACCGGCACATCAAAAACATCACCCGGAGGCTGCGGTCGCCGGAAAATGGATCTTTTTTACTAGCAAACCGGGTCGGGACTCAGGATGTTGATATGTTGTCAAGTAAGGTACCTGTCAATCGCAGTGGCTACGTTCCCATGTCTATGTCGAGGACTTGTCGCTACGACTTTGAATCGTGTATCATCCTCCTACCGTTCGCATAAGCACCTACATCAAAGCAGCCTGTCGGATTCAAGCAGATGAACGGCACAGACACTTGCTGGTTGCAAATGTGACCTGGTGCATATTTTCTCCAGGATTGATCAAGAATTCGAAAGTTCTACAATTCCATCTTTGttcgaaagaagaaggagaaggatcTGACAAGGACCTGAAGTTGGGTACTGCATTTGAAGATTGCCAGCGTATATTGATTGCCTATTGTGTAAGTGTAAGCCTCCTACGCTCTTGATCAACTTCTATTCCCCATATCACAAAACTTGCATCGACACCGATGGTCcaagctctttcttgatagCTTTGATACGTTTCCTCTACCGATTAGCCAGTGTTGCACTGTACTTGTCACTTAGTATCCGTAAAGATCTGGACGCCGTTCCTGATCTTTTGAGGCTTGGCCAGATACCCAATCGCCAGTCAATGTCTATCATCCAATCGGCGGTTTAGCCCCTGtcgctcttctcctcaatggCGACTATCACGATCTCGACAAGTCCACAAAGTTACACCAACAGCATCACACGGCATTCTTTGGTAATTTTTATGagatttttttttggagATCACGAGGCCCGTGTCTGTACGATTGGCCTTCAATGCCTCGTAATCCAAAACCCCTTGTGCAAATTAAATCCGGCATGCTTCCACCGCCTCGTCACGTCAAACTAGCAGGTTTTGTCGATGTCGCATAGGTAGTATACGTAACCTCCCTGCATCCAAATGCTTTCAAACGGGCTGAGAATAGGTCACGATGCCAGATGTTTAATTGCCAATGGTTTAGTCAATTGACGAGCTCCATTAGAGGTCATGTGTTGTCCCCCTTGGAACAGGGGACTACACATATTACGTACTAGTGTCTCTGCTTATAGGATGTCGCTACCAACGTCTCATAGAGTTTTGAGGCTCGGTTCAACTTGAACTCAACAAGATGATTTTAGCCTCTTGGGTATTCTCGAACTCCCAGGGCATGTCACATCTCACTACAGAGATGTGGTTTTCAattctttctctttgctCCTGAGCCTGTCATAAAATCCGACCCCAACCTCATAGGAGAACAGACACCATTAAGCAAGGCTAAGTCTTTGGTAGGTATTATAAAGCCTGAAAACCCACCACCAAGTTGCAACGATGCTTGTATCTTTTGATCTTTAAACTCTGCATATCATATACAGGCCGCAGGTCACGGCAACATCAGCGTCAGATATTGAAAGCGAAAGTTCTTTTTCTCAAGAACCAGAACGACAGAGCTCGTCGTACCGCCACAGGTCACGCCTGGCTTCCACTGGGTCTCCCGAATCTTAATCTAGCCGTCAGTTCTTTGACCAGCTGAAAAGACAGATCTCTCTTCTATCCTAAGCCTTATAATGTGGTAACCaggatgatgttgtgctGTCCTGTGGATCGAGAATATGATTGTTGCTGGAATCCACCCTACTGGTCCCTGGCTCACAAGGTAGTGATCACGAGATATGAGCGACCCTCTCGAATATTACTTTGCCTTTGGGGATGACCACATGATGGCCTTATTATTTGTGTTCTGCGAGTCAAATATTGGTGGTTGAGGTTTGGTTAAGATTCTCGTTAATAAGCTACCCTGccatcatgattggtgaAACAACGTGGGTGTAAGGCAATTCTCGCATACCTCCCAGGATTGCTTGACAGGATTTCTTTCAAAATTGAGCTGTAGTTCATGGTAATATAACCCGTCTGATCGCATCGGATACTATCGTGACAAGATGATATTTCCTCAATTCATTCGAATTGAAAGACTTTAAGAAATCATCGCGTCCTAGTACTCATGATGCAATACGAGCACGTGATGACTGATTCTCGATTCTCGGCTAAACCGGGGATGTGAGCACTGAAAGCTTGGAGCGACCAACGTCCAAGAAAAAAATCGTGACGCACGTCAACTCTCGCAACCAGTCATCGAGAGAATTGCACTTCGCTTTACGACTCATTATCAAAGTCGCACATCCCAGTTAAGCTAAATAATAGCATTGACGGATTTCTCCAATTTTAAAAGGCTCAAGGTGCTATACTTTGACGGCTCCTTCGCACACCAAAGCCCTTGGACAGGCTCTTTAATATCTTGAATAACCTCTCACATTCCAATTATTCAAAATGGTTACCCTTACCGAGGTCGAGGACGAGCACTTCCAGCACGGCCAGGCTGGTCCcgatgtcgaggaggacgacgaggattACTCGGACACTGGTAAAATCTAACCCCGCGCCTTAAAATCGCATCTGCGATATAGTGCATACTAACTGGATATGCAGATTCCGAGATTTCCAACGAATCCGACTACGACCCTTCAGATGAGACTCTCGCTGAGCGATTATATGCGCTGCGCGATATCGTACCTCCCACTACTCGCTCTTGGATCTCCGGCAAAGCCAGCACCGTCAGCAATGCCGCCTGGAGCGTTCTTTCTTTCAGCGGCAAGGGTGCTTGGGTGATCACTACCTCggccctcttcttcggtgTTCCTTTCGCCCTGTCCTTCGCCGAGGACCAGCAACTCACTGCCATGGAGCAAGAGTACAACATGCGACAAAGCGGCAGTGACCTTCTGACCGCTGGCTCCGAGCAGAGCACCGCCGATCAGGTTGGCGCAGCTCTCGAGGGCAAGCCCGCCCAGCCGTCTCTGTAAACCATTAGCTTGGTGTCACATATTCGACAAAAACCTCGACCTTGTGTTTCTGGGTATGGGGAAGATTTAGACGGCGCGCCTTTTATTGCTGGGCGCAGTCGTTGTTGGACCGCATAAAAAGAAGTACGGCCTTCCAAGTGTACAATATCTATTCACGGCGTAAACGGCCGACGGAAAGCCCCATGACGGATGCAATTGGGCTGAACCGGGAGGAACGAGAAGCGTAACGCATCCATGGCGCATGGTCACCGGTGTAAAGTATAGGATGGGGTTGGTAATGACTGCGATCTCATCTCCTGGAAAGGCGGTTTCACATGTATTTTATCTCACTAGAGATgtatcattgatgatttATGTGTGAGCTTTACTCAAGCAATGAACTGTACCTTGTCCCATAGTCATGGTTTCTCTTATGATCAGTGTATTTGTACCATTGTAGTTTATGCATGACGGAAACTGGCGTCCAAATTAGCAATTTAAAAGTAATGTAGTTCTGTCCTAAATGTCATAAAGTAAATCTCGAGTTCTTAGGGATAGGCATTGTGGATGATGCTACCCGTTCCTACGGTTTAGGGTAGGAGATCTTGCTGGTGTTACTCCGCCGATCCCTCGTTACACACCTCACCTTGGAACTGTCGTCATATGTGTTGTAAGATTGTATATATTACAACTAACTACCGAGGAAGACAAACAGGCAACAATGGAATACGTCGAACTGCCAAAGATAAAGGTCAGTCAATTCTCTCATGACGTGTTGTCTATCTACTAAATACAACCATAGCTCCATGCACATTTAACTGGAAGCATCTCACGCCAAGCTCTCCACGAGATATGGCTTCGCAAGAAGGAAACAGGTAATACAGACCTCGATGATCCTTTGGTTGTCATGCCAGAAGGTAAACATGACTATAACTTGCAAACATAAGATCTCCTACTCTCATGGGAAGTCTACACTATATTAAAAACCACTAACAACACCTTCGCTCATAGCTTCTTCCCGCTCTTTAGTAGTTACATATACAATCTCATCACTGACGAGGAATCTGTCCGCTACACTACAAATTCAGTTCTAACTGATTTTCTCAACGATGGCGTCTGCTATCTCGAACTTCGAACGACACCCCGCAGCACCCCTCAACTTTCAGCAGAGCAGTATATTGCAACCCTTGTTGATACGATCTCACTGTTCGAGTACGAGAACCCCCAGCTACACACGCGTCTCATTTTATCCATCGATCGGAGACACACCCCTGAGCAGGCCGCTTCTACCCTCGAGCTTGCTCTGAAATACCGCAACTAAGGAGTTGTTGGCCTGGACCTCTGCGGTGACCCAACAGCCCGGCCCAACGGCGAAATCAGTATCTTCACACCTGTATTCGAGGAGGCAAATACGAAAGGACTGGGAATCACCGTGCATTTTGCCGAAGCTGAGGCCAGCGGCTCTGAGGAGGAGTTGAGTACACTGTTATCGTGGAAGCCAGGTCGTCTAGGCCATGTGATCTGGGAGGGTGAGGATACCAAGAAAGAGATTGCGAGAAGAGGATTGTGCCTAGAGCTATGTCTAAGCTGTAACGTCAAGGCTGACATGGTCATTGGCGGGTTCGAGGGGCATCACTTTGGTCACTGGAGAGAAGTAGAGGGACCAAAAATTTCACTCAGTGTAAGTTCTCAGGCGTACCCTCAACTTCTGAAGTATCGCAAAGAGCTAACAATGATGATAGACTGACGACGTTGGTGTATTTGGAAGCCCCTTATCCAACGAGTACAGACTCGTTGCGCAGCACTTTGGTCTAGACCGTCAAGCCATATATGATTTGGCAAGTCAGCCTATCGACGGCATCTTTGGAGGCGAccaggagaaagaaagactgcGGCGTCTTATGTGTCCACGCTGAAGTGGGAATGGCAAATTAAACAAGCTTATGAAAATTGGAATTTCGTGGTATCAATGTCGTTTTAAAATACAGATTATTGTACAAGCTGTTTACTCTAttggatgttttgttttttctttgtaGTAGAATGGACGAAGCATCAATAGTCAATTCTTACTGCTGAGCGCTAACAAGGTATGAGGAGAGAAGTTGATATCAAACTCAAATCAGGAGCATCTCGTTTTCTTTCATCAGGCATAACACATGCAATCGatcgtcctcatcaaacGCCGTACTTTTTGGGGTGTTTTTTTCATCTTGATCTGAGACGCTGACCTCAGCCGTATACATCCCCGTCGTTTTCCTCTGGGTATACATAGCTCCCAGTCGTCATCAGTGCATGCCGGGCGGTGGGGTCTCGAGGTCTacagcctcaaccttgacgcGCTGGTCATCACTTTGGCGGACAAGGTTCAAGAAGTAACGAGAAGCACGCTCACTCTcacccttgaccttgacggtCTCTTCACGCTTTGCACTCAGGTCCTTGAGGCTCTGGTCGAGGCCGACTCGAAGGTTGTCAGCAGGGATACGAAGGACCTTACGaacagaggaggagatgCGAGCGGCGTTGGCATGGACATAATCCATCTCAGCAAGCTGAGTAGAGATCTTGGTAGCGAGACGAGGGGGCAGAGAATTGGGAATTTGCTGCAGAACATAGGCCGAGGCGGCAGCAGCTACACGTAGTTAGTAAATATGGAATTAATCATGTTTATAATTCACTTACCAGCCACGAGAATACCAGGGATGATAAGCTGGCGTAGATTCTCGTTGCTCAAAATCTTTGTTGCTGTAATGGCCTGGTCCATCCATGTGTTCATTCCAATCATCCGGGGCACCACTGCACCAGCAACTGTCAGAGCCATACCAGTACCGGCGAACTTTTCCTGTCGCTGCAGAAGCGTTGTCCAGTCGACAAAGTCGGTCATCTCTGTGGGAATATCGACCTGGCGGGCAAGGGCATCGCGCTTGCGGCGGAACATGACATCGGGTCGGAACTGGAGGTTTTGGAACTCATCGCCAACGTGCAGGATACCCAGCTGCTTAATAGCATTGACACCATAGACTGTCTTACCGCGACCATACTCCTCACAGTTTGCCACTGAATCAGCAATGCGAGAGAGcatggcttctttgaggTCTTCGGCATATTGGAATGCACTCCAAATACCTGGGTAAGGTACATCGTAATGGCTGCTTCCAGAATGGAGAATGGCAGAGTTGAGAGTGTTGCGAGTATAATCGTAAATTTCCTTGCATGTATCTTCGACATTGGCGTCCACTTTCTCGCTGACCTCAGAACGGGCCCTTCTGCTGGATTCCAGCTGAGGCTCGAGCTCCTTAAGCTCCTGGGTCACTCGATCCAACTCTGACTGAGCAACCTCCTGGTTGACTGTCGCAAGGGTGTTGACGTCGTtcaggatgttgaggagataGGTTCGAGCTGGTGCAAGCTTTGACCGTGCGCGTTTCTCGAGCACAAATCTTCGCAGGGATTGTTCAAGAGCCTCGAAATCTCGTactttgtcaagatccttacccttgcccttgtcaTCACCGTCCCCAGGGTCACCAGAGCCTCCGCCTGAGCTTCCGCCACCACTAGGGCCTCCCGGAGGTGACGGGCCGACAGGGATGGCATTACTCGAAACGAAGTGTACAAGTTCCGAGTTTTCCTTGTGCGTTCGGGGACTAAGTCCAGCAACTTgatccaacaccatcttctcacAGCGTTTCTTGTCTCGAATGACATCAAATCCATTGACAACAATAAAGATGTAAGCCTTCTCGGCCGCGGCAGCCCAGATAAACTCCTTGGCAGACTGTGTGAAGTGATTGGCAGCGGAGACTACGAAAACAACGACATCAATTTCCTCCTGTCGAGCAAAGATAGCTGTGGTTTTGGTCGTATCGGAGTTGAGGCCAGGGGCGTCAATTAAAGCAATATCCACCACGCCGTTGTTCAATAGGGATTCGTCGATGCTTCGGCTGTCTTTGACATAGATTTTGCATTGGGTATATGTCTCGTTGTCAATGACGATATTTTCCAGTTCCTTCAGGGAAAACACATCGTAAGTCGATTCATCGTTTCGATCATAGGGAACATCCTTGTGCACGGCGTGCACCTCTTCCACACCCGAGTTCTCTCTTGCGTCAAGTACCTCACAGAAGATGGCAGTGCAAGGCTGCTGATCCTCAGGTAGAACTTTGCGACGCAAGAGAGCATTGCAGAAGGTCGACTTGCCAGCATTAAGATCACCAGTGATAAGAACCTTACTGGCAGTATCCTCAATTCGTTCGCGGAGGGCAATAAGATGCTTGATGCTGGTGCTAATCTTTCCATCAAGTAGTGCCGCAATCGAACTCTTTTCAAGCGAGTGTACAAGCTCAGTCTGGTGAAGAgcaccaagcttgagatcCAACTTTAATACGGAAAACTCTTGGGCTATCTGAGGTGAGACAAGTCGTGGTTCGGGTGTCGATCGATTCTCGGCAGCTCGGCTCGATTCGGCAGAATTATCTTCGACGGTGGTCATAGAACGTCGCAAGGCAGGGTGGTGAGGTGACGATGGGATGCCGTCCATGCCTGTGTACGCATGAGCAAGACCAGGTCGAGGGGCTTCGGAGGAGTCGCGGCGTGTTCGCTGAACCGAGGGGTAATGGGCGGGCCAAGACGAATTCATCTCTCGGAGATTGTCGAGAAGTTCGAGTACCTTGTTGATAGAACGGCCTAGGGTTGCGCGATGGGCATTATACCACATCTGGTGAACAGCACCTGACGCAGGCCGGTCATGATGCATAGACATGTCCCATGCTGCAGCGGAAGCCATGGAACGTTGCTCATCACCAGCTATACTTCCGCCATAGCCAGAGTCGATGTCGAGCATGTTCTGGAGGCGGGCAGCATGTTCAGATGCCATACCATTGCCGACGGTCATATACTGAACACGGGAAGAATCGGCAGGCGGAGAAGTTTGGTTGCTATTCGGCGCATTGGCATGATCACCATCTGAATCGGTTTCTTGTTGCATTCgggccttgcccttgccgTTACCGCTGAAGTAGTCTTGACTCATGTTGAAGGGGTGAGTTTTAGATCGAGCGGCATATTTCGTGGAAAGACCAGGCGAAGAAAAATATGCCTGAATTTGTGATGTTACGTGACGATGGGCGGTCGGGTGTCGAGAAAGAGGCGAACAACTCAGTCAACGATGGCTCCACTTCTGCATGATTTTTGCTACGTACCGATGCCCGATTTGATTGGCGACAGCGCGCGGACCACGCGGGCTCTTATCTTATCCTGGTCTACCAAGGCTGGCCCAGACTTGACCGATTACGTAGAGAGACCTAGTTCCcgacgacgacaaggccAGGCCAATCCATATCACGCATCTGGGTCTAGGTTTTTTCCTGCTGCCTCGCGATTACTGCGGCCTGCTTTATCTATTACTTCAAAGGGTCTCCTTCTCCCTTGCGGCTATCTCGACGTTCTTCTTCGACCACCCCATCTTCTTTCACCGATCAACGACAACTGCCCCGCTCACCATGAATGTAAGAGCAGCGGTGTCGCGCAACCGCATAGCGCGCTCATGATGGCTAATTCGCTCAATGCATAGATCCTGGAATGGGCCTTTGGAAAGCGCATGACGCCTGCGGAGCGTCTGCGCAAGAACCAGCGCAtgctcgacaaggccattCGTGAACTCGACCAGACAAGAGTTAAGCTGgagaagcaagaaaagaCCCTTATCCAACAAATCAAGACAAGCGCCAAGAATGGACAAATGGGAGCCTGCAAGATCCAGGCCAAGGACCTGGTTCGCACGAGACGATACGTAGAGAAGTTTTACAGCATGCGCAGTCAACTACAAAAGATTTCACTGCGCCTCCAGGTATTTAATAATTGCGATGGGAGCAGACAGAACGAAGGCTGACTGGCAAAACTACAGACATACAGAACGAACGAAGATATGATGCAAGCTATGAAGGGTGCCACCAGGGCTCTGGGAAGCATGAACAAGCAGATGAACCTTCCCCAGCTCCAGCGAATCGCCATGGAATTCGAGCGCGAAAACGACATAATGGATCAACGATCAGAGGTCATGGATGATGTATTCGACGACGCCATGGATGTAGgagttgaggaa includes:
- a CDS encoding import receptor subunit tom-22, producing MVTLTEVEDEHFQHGQAGPDVEEDDEDYSDTDSEISNESDYDPSDETLAERLYALRDIVPPTTRSWISGKASTVSNAAWSVLSFSGKGAWVITTSALFFGVPFALSFAEDQQLTAMEQEYNMRQSGSDLLTAGSEQSTADQVGAALEGKPAQPSL